A region from the Micrococcus cohnii genome encodes:
- the dnaG gene encoding DNA primase translates to MAGLIVRKDIDLVRERTDLKAVVEEYVTLRSAGVGSFKGLCPFHDERTPSFHIRPAVGTYHCFGCGEHGDVIAFLMALEHTTFTETVERLAERAGVELHYEDGGSGPDRQEVGRRRRLLEAHKIADELFVRALGSREAQTAREFLTDRGFTAEHAKHFGIGYAPQGWSNLHDELRRRGFTDDELRASGLVSEGQRGLYDRFRGRLMWPIRDMTGATIGFGARKLYEDDPGPKYLNTPESPLYKKSQVLYGIDLAKRSIAKKRQLVVVEGYTDVMAAHLAGVDTAVATCGTAFGAEHIKIVRRLISDDGTGGEVVFTFDGDEAGQNAALKAFDEDHRFLAKTFVAVEPSGMDPCDLRQHKGDEAVRALISSRRPLFEFAIRAGLKDYDLNTVEGRAGALRHAAPIVAGIKDSVLRPGYERELAGWLGLDPNDVRRAVAAAGRGRRAGERAGDRTQQRAERREAAEPAQSAEHVDQQPRVPLVVPVDPRDPTARRERESLEVVLQHPTLLSAEQWRAFYTSRFTVPQYAAVHAAVKRAGASGASPQHWVDAVRDAVPEEVGAVVSELAVRDIPARTEADVVRYCQDIMNRLFALQIQHQKEELLGRLQRLGLDGAHDEFVRLNEELMRLEARRRALRAED, encoded by the coding sequence ATGGCTGGACTGATCGTGCGCAAGGACATCGACCTCGTCCGCGAGCGCACTGATCTGAAGGCCGTCGTCGAGGAGTATGTGACGCTGCGCTCGGCCGGCGTCGGCTCGTTCAAGGGCCTGTGCCCCTTCCACGACGAGCGCACCCCGTCGTTCCACATCCGCCCGGCCGTCGGCACGTATCACTGCTTCGGCTGCGGTGAGCACGGCGACGTCATCGCGTTCCTCATGGCCCTGGAGCACACGACGTTCACTGAGACGGTCGAGCGGCTGGCCGAACGGGCCGGCGTCGAGCTGCACTACGAGGACGGCGGATCCGGCCCGGACAGGCAGGAGGTAGGGCGTCGGCGTCGGCTGCTCGAAGCGCACAAGATCGCCGACGAGCTGTTCGTGCGGGCCCTCGGCTCGCGCGAGGCGCAGACGGCGCGCGAGTTCCTCACCGACCGCGGGTTCACCGCGGAGCACGCCAAGCACTTCGGCATTGGCTACGCCCCGCAGGGCTGGTCGAACCTGCATGACGAGCTGCGCCGCCGCGGCTTCACCGACGACGAGCTGCGCGCCTCCGGTCTGGTCTCCGAGGGCCAGCGCGGCCTCTACGACCGGTTCCGGGGCCGGCTGATGTGGCCGATCCGGGACATGACCGGCGCGACCATCGGCTTCGGCGCCCGCAAGCTGTACGAGGACGACCCTGGCCCGAAGTACCTGAACACTCCGGAGAGCCCGCTGTACAAGAAGTCGCAGGTGCTCTACGGCATCGACCTGGCCAAGCGGTCGATCGCGAAGAAACGTCAGCTCGTCGTCGTCGAGGGGTACACGGATGTGATGGCCGCGCACCTGGCCGGCGTCGACACGGCCGTGGCCACGTGCGGCACCGCGTTCGGCGCGGAGCACATCAAGATCGTGCGGCGGCTGATCTCCGACGACGGCACCGGCGGCGAGGTGGTGTTCACCTTCGACGGCGATGAGGCCGGGCAGAACGCGGCGCTCAAGGCGTTCGACGAGGACCACCGGTTCCTGGCGAAGACGTTCGTGGCGGTGGAGCCCTCCGGCATGGACCCGTGTGATCTGCGCCAGCACAAGGGCGACGAGGCGGTGCGGGCGTTGATCTCCTCGCGGCGGCCGCTGTTCGAGTTCGCGATCCGCGCGGGGCTGAAGGACTACGACCTGAACACCGTGGAGGGCCGGGCCGGAGCCCTGCGGCACGCGGCGCCGATCGTCGCGGGCATCAAGGACTCGGTGCTGCGTCCCGGCTATGAGCGGGAGCTGGCCGGCTGGCTGGGCCTGGACCCGAACGATGTGCGCCGGGCCGTCGCCGCGGCGGGGCGTGGCCGGCGTGCGGGGGAGCGGGCCGGGGACCGGACGCAGCAGCGCGCGGAGCGTCGGGAGGCGGCGGAGCCGGCGCAGTCGGCCGAGCACGTGGACCAGCAGCCGCGGGTCCCGTTGGTCGTCCCCGTCGATCCTCGGGATCCGACGGCCCGGCGTGAGCGCGAGTCCCTCGAGGTGGTGCTGCAGCATCCGACGTTGCTCTCGGCCGAGCAGTGGCGGGCGTTCTACACGTCGCGGTTCACGGTGCCGCAGTATGCGGCGGTGCACGCGGCGGTGAAGCGGGCGGGCGCGTCGGGGGCAAGCCCCCAGCACTGGGTGGACGCGGTGCGTGACGCGGTGCCCGAGGAGGTCGGGGCGGTCGTCTCCGAGCTGGCGGTGCGAGACATTCCGGCGCGGACGGAGGCGGATGTGGTGCGCTACTGCCAGGACATCATGAACCGACTGTTCGCCCTGCAGATCCAGCACCAGAAGGAGGAGCTACTCGGGCGGCTCCAGCGGCTCGGGCTTGACGGGGCCCACGACGAGTTCGTGCGCCTGAACGAGGAGCTCATGCGGCTCGAGGCACGGCGTCGGGCGCTGCGGGCGGAGGACTGA
- a CDS encoding helix-turn-helix domain-containing protein, with translation MTGRVHSNGDPRSAMVASEIRAWLGRRQKSQSDLARHLGIARSAVSVRMNATRDFTLVELMEIADWLDISLADLLGPELLQARRSPHTELVGAGAQGASAQLPRLDSNQQPFD, from the coding sequence ATGACAGGACGAGTGCACAGCAATGGAGACCCCCGCTCAGCGATGGTGGCGAGTGAGATTCGCGCATGGCTGGGACGGCGCCAAAAGTCACAGAGCGACCTCGCGCGTCACCTCGGTATCGCCCGAAGTGCCGTGAGCGTCCGCATGAATGCGACTCGTGATTTCACCCTCGTTGAACTCATGGAGATTGCCGACTGGCTAGACATCTCGCTCGCGGACCTGCTCGGCCCGGAGCTTCTTCAGGCACGACGAAGCCCCCACACCGAACTAGTCGGTGCAGGGGCTCAGGGAGCTTCTGCTCAGCTCCCCCGGCTGGATTCGAACCAGCAACCCTTCGATTAA
- a CDS encoding helix-turn-helix domain-containing protein — MTRQTQLIRQIRSRLALLDRTQRDLGQSLGLGHAAISARMNGHRDFSFTELEKVATFLEVPLHELLTFERDGVMSQ; from the coding sequence ATGACGAGACAGACACAGCTCATTCGCCAGATTCGCTCACGACTCGCTCTGCTGGATCGGACGCAACGAGACCTTGGCCAATCGCTCGGCCTGGGTCATGCAGCTATCTCCGCCCGCATGAACGGGCACCGGGACTTTTCCTTCACGGAACTCGAGAAGGTGGCTACGTTCCTGGAGGTCCCACTGCACGAGCTGCTGACGTTCGAGCGTGACGGGGTGATGTCGCAGTGA
- a CDS encoding DNA-binding response regulator: protein MSVDLQPSLADQGNDLLTQRGARELTDQIKTGMESVWHLIRAAYRGRAWEAIGYHSWDEYVTREFGNLYLRPPLEERQNVVLSLREAGMSTRAIVSATQLSIGTVHRELRSAETAGVPNGTPEDEEHTRVLGVDGKEYQPARPQAPKPAVEAVEEDIDIDAVLDMPAEEFGVEPLDMEQRDKEEAGRARRVLTAFNGSGAAAVPALIKAAAPMASLVSPATGEAAVSDEELHGVVWDSARCVRTLANVIQSVGRVKGESTTEIQSTLRDAVDDLDTVLKRIEEVEQ from the coding sequence GTGAGCGTGGATCTTCAGCCTTCGCTGGCCGACCAGGGCAACGACCTCCTCACCCAACGTGGAGCGCGTGAGCTGACGGATCAGATCAAGACCGGAATGGAGTCGGTCTGGCACCTGATCCGGGCTGCTTATCGCGGTCGGGCCTGGGAAGCGATTGGGTACCACTCCTGGGACGAATACGTCACACGAGAGTTCGGCAACCTCTATCTGCGGCCGCCGCTCGAAGAACGACAGAACGTGGTCCTGTCCCTGCGTGAGGCCGGAATGAGCACCCGAGCCATCGTGAGCGCCACGCAACTCTCGATTGGCACGGTGCACCGCGAGCTGAGGAGTGCCGAGACAGCAGGTGTTCCAAATGGAACACCTGAAGACGAAGAACACACTCGTGTCCTCGGTGTCGACGGCAAGGAGTACCAGCCCGCACGCCCGCAAGCACCGAAGCCCGCCGTAGAGGCCGTTGAGGAAGACATCGACATTGACGCGGTCCTGGACATGCCCGCTGAGGAGTTTGGTGTCGAGCCTCTGGACATGGAGCAGCGCGACAAGGAAGAAGCTGGGCGCGCCCGTCGAGTGCTGACCGCGTTCAACGGGTCTGGGGCCGCAGCGGTTCCCGCGCTCATCAAGGCTGCCGCGCCGATGGCCTCGCTGGTCTCTCCGGCTACAGGGGAGGCCGCGGTTTCGGACGAGGAGCTGCACGGAGTCGTGTGGGACTCCGCCCGGTGTGTGCGGACCCTGGCGAACGTGATTCAGAGCGTGGGCCGCGTGAAGGGCGAGTCCACGACAGAGATTCAGTCGACCTTGCGGGATGCGGTCGATGACCTGGACACCGTGCTGAAGCGGATTGAGGAGGTCGAGCAGTGA
- a CDS encoding DUF2637 domain-containing protein: MGVPRRLDPTDGRFIRAIVIGTAIAGVVAFSISFAALYEVASWLGLPLFMSWAVPVFIDLAILVYAGSVLIHQARGESARASWWALGAFTGLSMIANGAHAMSAQTGSVWQSLVGVTIAVMVPVAVFVATDQLARVAVETPDSRRAEQATQMSEEAEQIRARAELERQRAEVEAELAASRRQIESARREAEREAEVAEARHQRELDRMGREAEAEEVRASTALESTATVSERQEDTTAPAPAPVKASGAEVTAWIVEQAEAGQAPSAAEIAERFGCSERTGRRRLADAREAHPESFSVEEEQA; this comes from the coding sequence GTGGGAGTGCCCCGGCGGCTGGACCCTACGGACGGACGGTTCATTCGGGCGATTGTGATCGGGACGGCCATCGCCGGGGTGGTGGCGTTCAGCATCAGCTTCGCGGCGTTGTACGAGGTCGCGTCCTGGCTGGGACTGCCGCTGTTCATGAGCTGGGCCGTGCCGGTGTTCATCGACCTGGCGATCCTCGTTTATGCAGGTTCGGTGCTGATCCATCAGGCCCGTGGCGAATCGGCGCGAGCGTCCTGGTGGGCGCTCGGGGCGTTCACGGGCTTGTCGATGATCGCTAACGGGGCTCATGCGATGAGCGCGCAGACCGGGAGCGTCTGGCAGTCCTTGGTGGGTGTGACCATCGCGGTGATGGTCCCGGTGGCCGTGTTCGTGGCTACCGATCAGCTGGCGCGGGTCGCGGTTGAGACGCCGGATTCCCGGCGCGCGGAGCAGGCGACGCAGATGTCGGAGGAGGCCGAGCAGATCCGGGCTCGGGCCGAGTTGGAGCGTCAGCGTGCCGAGGTTGAGGCGGAGCTCGCGGCCAGTCGTCGGCAGATCGAGTCGGCGCGGCGTGAAGCCGAGCGTGAGGCCGAGGTCGCTGAGGCTCGGCACCAGCGCGAGCTGGACCGGATGGGTCGTGAGGCTGAGGCCGAGGAGGTCCGGGCGAGCACTGCCTTGGAGTCCACGGCAACGGTGTCCGAGAGGCAGGAAGACACGACGGCCCCGGCTCCGGCTCCGGTGAAGGCATCGGGTGCTGAGGTGACCGCGTGGATCGTGGAGCAGGCCGAGGCGGGACAGGCCCCGTCGGCGGCGGAGATTGCCGAGCGGTTTGGGTGCTCGGAGCGCACGGGGCGTCGCCGACTGGCTGATGCGCGTGAGGCGCACCCGGAGTCGTTCAGCGTGGAGGAGGAGCAGGCATGA
- a CDS encoding helix-turn-helix domain-containing protein, with the protein MSIEAMMWARRVTETGVLNTGQAFVLLLLGDHADEEWSCFPGQELLAQGTAQSVRSVQRQLTRLEELGLISVKPIYGGRDRGRTGSRYQLHPQTLETVTGEQVENRMNPRGDNLSSKSENRMSTRGDNLSPKSENRMNTRPDTLSPKPDLGDTVSDLGDNHDIAPYKDRARTNPQEPSLTDPSVSPSVVSGTRGDDDGPTTDDESQDEGEVVPASHRGVDLTELVQRVPAADSLEAGQVRSIVDVVLARAAGPVRKPTAFVARSLAAEFEELVAVTRPRSAPSSGAGAGPVAVRQGRVGEPCENPGVHVPNYGRSVLDDCPHCRIERRMIPREPVGAGAVRD; encoded by the coding sequence ATGAGTATCGAGGCGATGATGTGGGCGCGTCGGGTCACGGAGACCGGCGTGCTGAACACCGGCCAGGCGTTCGTGCTGCTGCTCTTGGGGGATCACGCGGACGAGGAGTGGAGCTGCTTCCCGGGCCAGGAGCTGCTGGCTCAGGGGACGGCGCAGTCGGTGCGGTCGGTCCAGCGTCAGCTGACGAGGCTGGAGGAGCTGGGACTGATCTCGGTGAAGCCGATCTACGGCGGCAGGGACCGTGGTCGGACGGGATCGCGGTACCAGCTGCACCCTCAGACACTGGAGACGGTCACTGGAGAGCAGGTCGAGAACCGCATGAATCCGCGGGGCGACAATCTGTCGTCCAAATCCGAGAACCGCATGAGCACGCGGGGCGACAATCTGTCGCCCAAATCCGAGAACCGCATGAATACGCGCCCTGACACTTTGTCGCCCAAACCTGATTTGGGCGACACCGTGTCCGATTTGGGCGACAACCACGACATCGCGCCTTATAAGGATCGCGCGCGGACTAACCCTCAAGAACCCTCATTGACTGATCCGTCCGTCAGTCCGTCTGTCGTCTCCGGTACGCGAGGCGACGACGACGGACCGACGACGGACGACGAGTCCCAGGACGAGGGGGAGGTGGTCCCGGCTTCGCATCGGGGCGTCGACCTGACCGAGTTGGTCCAGCGAGTCCCAGCCGCTGACTCCCTGGAGGCTGGGCAGGTGCGCTCCATCGTGGACGTGGTCCTGGCTCGGGCGGCTGGACCGGTCCGTAAGCCCACCGCGTTCGTGGCCAGGTCGTTGGCCGCCGAGTTCGAGGAGCTGGTGGCGGTTACCCGCCCACGGTCTGCGCCGTCGAGCGGTGCCGGGGCTGGGCCGGTTGCGGTCCGTCAGGGCCGGGTCGGTGAGCCGTGCGAGAACCCGGGGGTGCATGTGCCCAACTACGGGCGGTCTGTGCTCGATGACTGCCCGCACTGCCGGATCGAGCGCCGGATGATCCCGCGTGAGCCGGTCGGAGCCGGGGCGGTGCGTGACTGA
- a CDS encoding RNA polymerase sigma factor — protein sequence MGERNQQMTEAVEVSGEELAEAVASVRGTVVSVLGPAGNGDVVDDVLQTTWEAAWKSRDRFDAERGSLRTWVGTIARNKAVDHLRSVAGDRDRQEVFEASAVAREKNSVSMFLADPTDEVVDAMTAHSEVAAIMRATFACMESRQMAARALAVVMVYRDDVAAASAAMGVSVSALRQARRELVRCARVVRAAQRVAASGAPVTLRVLVGCLPDDGDAGDWSRQVALACAKAGGRFEAVTVEHIMQTTGFSHSTSRQYLADTRHLLRVASTVIRNERGEQ from the coding sequence ATGGGTGAGCGCAACCAGCAGATGACCGAGGCCGTAGAGGTCTCGGGGGAGGAGCTGGCCGAAGCGGTCGCTTCGGTGCGCGGCACGGTGGTCTCCGTGCTCGGCCCCGCGGGCAACGGTGACGTCGTGGACGACGTTCTCCAGACCACGTGGGAGGCCGCGTGGAAGTCGCGGGACCGGTTTGACGCCGAGCGCGGATCGTTGCGGACCTGGGTCGGCACAATCGCCCGGAACAAGGCTGTCGATCACCTGCGTTCGGTCGCTGGGGATCGGGACCGGCAGGAGGTTTTCGAGGCGTCGGCGGTCGCCCGTGAGAAGAACTCGGTGTCGATGTTCCTGGCTGATCCGACCGACGAGGTTGTCGACGCGATGACCGCGCACAGCGAGGTCGCCGCGATCATGCGGGCCACGTTCGCGTGCATGGAGTCTCGGCAGATGGCCGCTCGGGCGTTGGCGGTGGTGATGGTCTACCGCGACGACGTGGCGGCTGCGTCGGCGGCGATGGGTGTCTCGGTATCCGCGTTGCGGCAGGCCCGCCGTGAGCTGGTGCGTTGCGCCCGTGTGGTGCGCGCGGCCCAGCGGGTCGCGGCGTCAGGTGCGCCGGTGACGTTGCGGGTGCTGGTGGGCTGCCTGCCCGACGACGGCGACGCGGGCGACTGGTCCCGCCAGGTGGCGCTGGCCTGCGCGAAGGCCGGGGGCCGTTTCGAGGCCGTCACGGTCGAGCACATCATGCAGACCACCGGGTTCAGCCACTCCACGAGCAGGCAGTACCTCGCGGATACGCGGCATCTGCTGCGGGTCGCGTCGACGGTGATTCGGAACGAGAGGGGAGAGCAGTGA
- a CDS encoding PrgI family protein: protein MSTVEKQFVESEYDGVRFPQERTAGLLLGLTWDQLIVVGFGAVFLLVSLFRGGWAILFGVLVLAVCTAFGVVRFRGRSLPAWVAVGLRYAKRGAGDQLEYRQGLSPAHELKLLDGEPQVRALEVEQKATRTPKGAIKPGNPTRFRLPGGASELKAYALPNGAGFVWDPHEREAVICAKVITSRGFSLESFDAQEERSLSWGAALAGLSRMPGVVRVQASDQTTLISGSAVQGFYESKQEQSGMNAAEVDPFLDQAFKELMKEAQSMPVHEQWLSVVVSPAQIGSRLKGMGGGLPALMEYTLKLMTTIEGHLPRSGTRVAAWHSPRSLAALSRAAFDPDSSVTVTMTGEDGELRGTAPASAGPMAVDVHPGYLEMDGYLHRTFKIAELPQETARLGFLDELVFSGDFRHTVTVVMSPVDRAKAMRATRGRRSSWESDSRTLKAMDRPPSPEHEQELVDIMREQDELMRRHASLDMVVLVTVTARSLSELEAASNDVVTDAIATGCELRPLWLEQDSAFMAAALPFGRIKL from the coding sequence ATGAGCACCGTGGAAAAGCAGTTTGTCGAGTCCGAGTACGACGGAGTCCGGTTCCCGCAGGAGCGCACGGCAGGGCTATTGCTCGGGCTGACCTGGGATCAGCTGATCGTCGTCGGGTTCGGGGCGGTGTTCCTGCTGGTGAGCCTGTTCCGGGGCGGCTGGGCGATCCTTTTTGGTGTGCTTGTGCTGGCGGTCTGCACCGCGTTCGGGGTGGTGCGGTTCCGGGGTCGGTCCCTGCCTGCATGGGTTGCTGTCGGGCTGCGATACGCCAAGCGTGGAGCGGGCGATCAGCTGGAGTACCGACAGGGTCTGTCTCCGGCACACGAACTGAAGCTGCTTGATGGTGAACCGCAGGTGCGTGCGCTGGAGGTCGAGCAGAAGGCGACCCGCACGCCGAAGGGCGCTATCAAGCCCGGCAACCCGACGAGGTTCCGCCTGCCAGGCGGGGCCAGCGAGCTGAAGGCGTATGCGTTGCCGAACGGTGCCGGGTTCGTGTGGGACCCGCATGAGCGTGAGGCCGTGATCTGCGCGAAGGTCATCACCAGCCGTGGGTTCAGCCTCGAGTCGTTCGACGCGCAGGAGGAGCGGTCCCTGTCGTGGGGTGCGGCGCTGGCTGGGTTATCCCGGATGCCGGGTGTGGTGCGCGTGCAGGCATCGGACCAGACCACCCTGATTTCCGGGTCGGCGGTGCAGGGGTTCTACGAGTCGAAGCAGGAGCAGTCCGGGATGAATGCGGCTGAGGTTGACCCGTTCCTGGACCAGGCGTTCAAGGAGTTGATGAAGGAAGCGCAGTCGATGCCGGTGCATGAGCAGTGGCTGTCCGTGGTCGTCTCCCCTGCGCAGATTGGGTCGCGGCTGAAGGGGATGGGCGGCGGTCTTCCGGCCCTGATGGAGTACACGCTGAAGCTGATGACGACCATCGAGGGGCACTTGCCGCGTTCGGGTACGCGGGTCGCGGCCTGGCACTCGCCCCGGTCGTTGGCGGCGCTGTCGCGTGCGGCGTTCGATCCTGATTCGTCGGTGACGGTGACGATGACCGGTGAGGACGGGGAGCTGCGCGGCACCGCGCCCGCGTCGGCGGGGCCGATGGCCGTGGACGTCCACCCGGGCTACCTGGAGATGGACGGCTACCTGCATCGCACGTTCAAGATCGCGGAGCTGCCACAGGAGACAGCGCGACTCGGGTTCTTGGACGAGCTGGTGTTCTCCGGGGACTTCCGGCACACGGTGACTGTGGTGATGTCGCCAGTTGACCGCGCGAAGGCGATGCGCGCGACGCGGGGGCGGCGGTCCTCGTGGGAGTCGGATTCGCGGACGTTGAAGGCGATGGACCGGCCGCCGTCGCCGGAGCACGAGCAGGAGCTGGTCGACATCATGCGCGAGCAGGACGAGCTGATGCGGCGGCACGCGTCGCTGGACATGGTCGTGCTGGTCACGGTGACCGCGCGGAGCCTGTCGGAGCTGGAAGCGGCCTCGAACGATGTTGTCACGGACGCCATTGCGACTGGGTGCGAACTGCGCCCGCTGTGGCTCGAACAGGACTCGGCGTTCATGGCCGCGGCGCTGCCTTTCGGACGGATCAAGCTGTGA
- a CDS encoding conjugal transfer protein TraC, whose amino-acid sequence MGRSTEHGLFQVIEDGRENRREAQKAQRQLNRERAKRRRERAREAKQDRFPEPEGRKVGPSGKYQLRGMHTLAPRAVRTTSHTASTAYPFVAGPGLGAQGLYIGRDMNGGGAFCFDPWSLYKSGVISGMSMMLFGQVGTGKSSLAKSLAVRQVLAGRKLSVASDKKGEWTRVVRGLGGTVIQVGPGLETRLNPLDPGTRPSTDVEGKPMTDHAWAMMVRTRRMSILVTLARILTDRDLTSPEHHVLAGALDSAVATAARESRVPVIPDVIAALQVQRDDEDKLIVEAASVMMMTLTRVSSGDLAGMFDGETTAVLDSSARATSIDTSALRGASPEAVRVVNACAGAWTEAMVTTRDGGQRLVIYEEGWDNISSEADLRRMVEQWKLARAYGIFNVLVLHKIADLEMAGDKDSRMAAMAKSLLSDADVKVIYRQDRSALKVTGSEMELSDRERALVRSLPKGTGLWRLGDSSFEVQNRLTKAELPLFDTDERMDKQQNEEVSA is encoded by the coding sequence GTGGGACGTTCGACCGAGCATGGGCTGTTCCAGGTCATCGAGGATGGACGCGAGAACCGGCGTGAGGCGCAGAAGGCCCAACGGCAGCTGAACCGTGAACGCGCGAAACGGCGTCGGGAGCGGGCGAGGGAGGCCAAGCAAGACCGATTCCCAGAGCCGGAGGGTCGCAAGGTCGGGCCGTCGGGGAAGTACCAGTTGCGTGGGATGCACACGCTGGCCCCTCGTGCGGTCCGCACGACCTCGCACACGGCGAGCACGGCGTACCCATTCGTGGCAGGGCCGGGGTTGGGCGCCCAGGGCCTCTACATCGGGCGTGACATGAACGGTGGCGGGGCGTTCTGCTTCGACCCGTGGTCGCTCTACAAGTCCGGGGTCATCTCGGGAATGTCGATGATGCTGTTCGGGCAGGTCGGCACGGGGAAGTCATCGCTGGCGAAGTCGCTGGCGGTGCGGCAGGTGCTGGCCGGGCGCAAGCTCTCGGTCGCCTCGGACAAGAAGGGCGAGTGGACCCGCGTGGTCCGGGGCCTGGGCGGCACTGTGATCCAGGTCGGGCCGGGCCTGGAGACGCGCCTGAACCCGCTCGATCCTGGGACGCGTCCCTCGACGGATGTGGAGGGCAAGCCGATGACGGATCACGCGTGGGCGATGATGGTCCGCACCCGGCGGATGTCGATCCTGGTGACGCTGGCACGCATCCTCACCGACCGTGACCTGACCTCGCCCGAGCATCACGTTCTCGCGGGTGCCCTGGACTCGGCGGTGGCGACGGCGGCGCGTGAGTCGCGGGTGCCGGTGATCCCTGACGTGATCGCGGCGTTGCAGGTTCAGCGAGACGATGAGGACAAGCTCATTGTGGAAGCAGCGTCGGTGATGATGATGACCCTTACGCGCGTCTCCTCTGGTGACCTCGCGGGCATGTTCGATGGGGAGACGACTGCGGTGCTCGACTCGTCAGCGCGGGCGACGTCGATCGACACCTCGGCGCTGCGCGGTGCTTCCCCGGAGGCGGTGCGTGTGGTGAACGCGTGCGCTGGTGCCTGGACGGAGGCGATGGTGACCACCCGTGACGGGGGCCAGCGCCTGGTGATCTACGAAGAGGGCTGGGACAACATCTCGAGCGAGGCTGACCTGCGGCGCATGGTCGAGCAGTGGAAGCTCGCGAGGGCCTACGGCATCTTCAACGTGCTCGTGCTCCACAAGATCGCGGACCTCGAGATGGCCGGTGACAAGGACTCCCGCATGGCCGCGATGGCGAAGTCGTTGCTGTCTGACGCGGACGTGAAGGTCATCTACCGGCAGGACCGGTCGGCGTTGAAGGTCACCGGCTCGGAGATGGAGCTGTCGGACCGGGAGCGGGCGCTGGTGCGGTCCCTGCCGAAGGGCACGGGCTTGTGGCGGCTCGGGGATTCATCGTTCGAGGTGCAGAACCGGCTCACGAAGGCCGAGCTGCCTCTGTTCGACACCGATGAGCGCATGGACAAGCAGCAGAATGAGGAGGTGTCGGCATGA